CTTAATAACTATTCCTGGTGTAGTACTAAGTAcacaatttcttttttctttatctaGTACAAATCAAGTTTGCAAATCCTTACCATGTAAATAACAGAGAGATCACTACAACAGTGACCTTTCATTTAGAGAAACATTATACAGTAACAATAATCAGATCTCTCTATTTTACAAGTTATTGCCATATTACAGAATGAGCATATTTACACATCCCAAGACATGTCATTTCTAATCattctattaaaagtctttgCTCAATTTATTACATACATTTAACAACCCAGGCATAGCTATCAAATGTCAATATTAAAAAACACAACGTTTCTAATGCAGACATAGGAATCTTGTAGGGATGGAGAACACACTTGAGCTTTGCTAGTGCCTAAGTGAAAAGCACAACCAGATACCCAATGTTGTGCTGTTCTGTAACCTCTACTGAAAACATTCAGCTATATCTGGACTAAcaagaagttgggggggggcggagggcggaggtggggggggtcTGCCCTCGGGccgggccccggggggggggggcggaggcggggggggtcTCTCCTCGGGCCCGGCCCCGGGGGGCGAATGGCGGAGGTGGGGGGTCTCCCCTCGGGCCCGGGGGGGAGAGGGCGGAGGCGGGGCCTCACCTTGTACCTGGCCCCGGCCCGGTCCCGCGCGGTGCAGACCATCAGGTAGACGCCGTGGCCGGCGCCGGGCCCCCCGCGGCCGGGCGGCCTGTCGGGCGGCCGGCCCAGGGAGAGCAGCGCGCGGGCGCCCTTGGCCCGGCCCCGCAGGCCGCAGGCGGGCAGCAGGCGGCTCCGCACCTCCACCTCGCACTGCAGCCTCATGCCCGGCCCGCTCAGGCAGCGCGCGCCCGCCCGCCCGGGGTCCTGCGGCCGCTCGGGCTCCCGGCGCAGCCTGGCGGAGCCGCCCGCGCGCTGCCTGACTCCTCTGGGCCCTCCCTCCGCTGGGGCTTCGTCTGTGCGGCGCGTCTGCCACGGCGGGGCCCGAGCTGCGGTCTCCGCCCCGGCCAGGGACCCCCTGGGCGAGAGCGGGGACCAGCTGGCTGCGGGAGTTTTACAGGCAGGGGTGAGGACACCCCGACCGCGTGAGGACCCCTCGCGGGCGAGCGCGGGGCCCCTTGGCCCCGCCCCCTCGTGGCTGCTCCTGCTCCGCCTGGCGGTGGAGGCCGGCGTAGCCCAGGGGCGGCCGAGCCCCGCTCCGGGGGGTTCGGCGGGGCGGGGCTCGCGCCAGTCTCCTGCTCGCTCCGAGCCTGGGCCGGACTCCTCCTGTCCTGCGTCGCAGCAGCGTGGGGGCAAGCGCCAGCCGGCGGGATCCGGGGGGGCCCCAAATGACCCCAGGCACTGGGGGGCGGGCAGGGCCCTACCTGTGCTTCGGTGCGATGGGGTCACTAACTTACCTACGCTGCAAGTCCCTTGGATCAGGGGCTGTCTAGTGTGTGGCTTGTCCAGCGCCGTGCACACCGTCAGCACTTAGCTACTGGTAACAATCATACCTGCCTGGGGCAGCATCCGCCTAGCCCAACTGCTTACCAGATCAAGCTACACCCCTGTAACCCTTGCTGTACATCAGGGCATGCATCTACGATGGCTACCAAGAGTAGGAGTAGATTCTTCGTCCCCTGATGTGTTAGGCTCAAGATGGGATGTCTTTCTGGAACGGAAGATATTGCTTTAGTGAAATACagattattgggctcagtacagggttAATGGagtgaagttctctggcctgtgttatacaggaggtcaaaacagatgatctaatggcccattctggccttggaatctgtgaagcTGAAAAGATGCATATTTCTCTTATGTAGACAGGGCCTTTTCATGGCTGTGGTAATCGATAATAATGAAAAGGTGTTGaacaggaaatattttctttgttacaTATTCTCTCCTCCACAAAATCTTCTTCCTTGCATGAATCTCATCAAATGAGTCCTCTGTGTGATTCCTGATCAATGTTGTATTCTCTATTATAAGACATGCTAACatgtcagggctggccttaccatgagacgaactgaggcggctgcctcaggtgccagactgtgggaggGCTTCACTAGGACCCAgaatttcaaagttttggcccaagtgagggggcatgggggcgtcatttgagctccccgcctcaggtgccaaaatgttgtgggccaagCCTGTAACATCTTTGTTTATCAACTCCCGCCACTTCTTCTTGGGTCTGCCTCTCTGTCTTTTTCCTTCAATCCGTTCGATTCTCTTACCCACGTAGTTGTCAGGATTGTGCTTTACAGACCAAACCGTGTGAGCCAGTGCTCCCTCAATGTTTTTCCATTCATCAAAAAAATGGAGTGTGATGACATTTACAAATGATACCTGGATTTtagcttgattttattttatttacataagCTTTCCTGCTGATGTAAATGATTGTTGGTTTTAATTTGAAAGGTTTTATTTCCTTACACTTTGCCTCACTAGTGAATGAGTCCTAACGTCTATGAGTTGAAAAAAATACTCCATCTAGTGTCAACATCTCAACTTGCATTGCATTTAAATGTCTGTGCACTGTATGATGTCctaaacttttaaaaagaaaaggagactacagcatccgatgaagtgagctgtagctcacgaaagctcatgctcaaataaattggttagtctctaacgtgccacaagtactccttttcttattgtaaggagagtgatcattttagataagctattgccagcaggagagtggggtggagggaggtattttttcatgctttgtgtgtataaaagatcttctacactttccacagtatgcatccaatgaagtgagctgtagctcacgaaagcttatgctcaaataaattggttagtctctaaggtgtcacaagtactccttttctttttgcgaatacagactaacacggctgttactctgaaactaaactTTTAAAACAACATGAGAATTTGAGGCCTATAAAATGTCCAGTACTGGGGAAATAGGAAGAAATGGCACAGAATTGTGAACAACGACAACAACAAAACTCCGTGGTGAAAAGGTGGTGTCAGAGGGGAGAAGCTGGTAAACTATCTGTGCCTTGTGCTGAAAGCACTCATTCTGGATTGCAATGTCCTGGGAAGATCCATCCTATGTTCATGTACGTTGGaagtctggagtaactccattggaaTCAATTGAGGTGTAAGCCAGATCAGCCTCATGGTCTTTGTATTTGGGAGGTTACACAGACTAGCCTGATCGTTTAATCAATACAGTACCAACTTGTTCCTGATTCTAATGACACAACAATGTCTTGAACTCCTATCCCTTCATTAGTAttactggtctgatccagtgcccactgaagtcagtgggagtctatTCAcagattgcaaaaagaaaaggagtacttgtggcaccttagagattaaccaatttatttgagcataagctttcatgagctacagctcacttcatcagaagcttatgctcagataaattggttagtctctaaggtgccacaagtactccttttctttttgcaaatacagactaacacggctgctactctgaaacatattcaCAGATTAAAATCCAAATTGGTGTAGGCCCTAAGTGAACTGAGCCACTTTCTACTTTCTatccttctttatttttttctaagtCATAATTTCTGTTTAGAAGTTGCTATATAATCAAACCTTGTTTTCAaactaacattttttaaagtaattatcTAGAGGAGTTTATGTGTGCTTAGACACACTGTTAATTTAGAGCCTGATCTCTCTCTGATTAAAGCCACTGGAAAggctcccatagacttcagtgttTTAGATTAGAAACAATGATTATGGTTCCTGCAGTCTCAGGTCCTATGTAGTCTTGtaaatataaaaagagaaaaaaaattaaaataggagTTGATGGAATTTGAGGAATCAAAAGGTTCTGTGGCAGAAAGAATCCAagagtcagattctgatctcagtaccCCTAGATTATATCTAGAAGGActaactctggatttacaccgaaagcagaatttggccccaattGTCAGTGCTTGGTATCTTGGGCTGAGTGGGGTGGCAAGGAAGAAGGTGAGAGATGCTTGAAGGTAGCTGAGCTGAAAAGGAAAGGGGACTTAGAAGAAGGATTCAAGGGGAACTAAGCACAGCTCTTGAGTGAGAAGGAAAGCAAGACCTTTGTGGATCATTAAGCATTTAATTTATTAGTTGTTAAATCTTATTTTATTCTCTGAGTCAAAGAAGTTGTATCTTGTATCTGCAAGATGTGAACTGTTGGTGAAAACAGAATTAAGATGTGTGTTGGGTGGAGTCCCTTTAATATTCCCATGTCCCTTATATATCAATTGATAGAATATTGCTATTGATCATTTTCTCCCTTCTTTCAAACCCATGCTTCCTATACTACATATGTAGCGTATATCTTAAACCATTgttattctttttgttttgagCATAGATCTATTCCCCTAGTTCTGGGATCTGACCATTGGGACAGGTGGAATTTGTTgggcttgatttttttctctcagtCACATTGCTGTTACACCAATTACTTTAATCTCAGTGGCGTTTATGGCTCGTTTACACAGTTATGAGAGGACACTTCGGATCGCCGTGCGGTAACTGTGGAGGGAAAATGACACAGCCTTGGTTCTATCTTCCCCCACATTATGAAAAGTCTGTGGCTCACCATCTCCCCCATTTAAAAGAGACTGGGGCACCCCTATTGAAAGAATCGTATTTCACCACAGCTTGTTCCCCTTTATAGAGAGTTGTGTCCCgccttcctctctgctagaaaatcTCTCACTGTCTTGCCCGGGCTAAGCTGGGAGTCGGGTTAGTGCATCTCTCCTCCGCTTCTCGCACAGAGCAGAGACTGATTTAGGGACATTGATTCAGGCACGGGACTGACCCCTGCCGGCTGCTGGGGCGAACGCAGCGACTCCGAGCTGCATTTCCAGCCTGGGGCCAGTGGGAGGCAGAAGGAGCTGAGCGAGACTCGCAGAGGTGAGGGTGCTGGTGTCTCCCAGGGTCAGCGTGAATAGTGGGGTGGACCGTGTGAACAGCCAATGGAGCTCTGcattgggtgggtgggtgggggtgtgtgagtCAGAGAGACAGGGTCCCTGTCTCTCCAGCCCCCCGGCAGACCTTCCCCACCAGTGCAAAGGGCCATGGCACCCCGGGGCGGGGACCGAGCCTCTGAGACCCGTCTCCTGCAGTAACCATCCTGGGTGCCCCTGACCCCCACCCAGTTCAGGATTCCAGTGGTGGGTGGGTGCCCACCAGTAAGCAccctgggtgtgtgggggggggcctaACCCCGCCCAGAGTATCCCTGGTTTGTAGGTGCCCCATCACCTCATTAAAAATCCTGTTCCCTTGCCCCCAAACAGGATCCTGGGGGCCGTGTCTCCGTGGTGGGTGCATAAAAAGAGACCGTGTCTCACTGTCTTGCCCAGGCTACGCTGCAGTGGCTATTCACAGGCGCGATCCCACTACTGATCGGCACGGGAGTTTTGACCTGCTCCGTTTCCGACCTGGGCCGGTTCACCCCTCCTTAGGCAACCTGGTAACCCCAAGCTTCCCAGGGATCACCATATTGATGCCGAACTTAGTGCGGACACCCGATCGGCATAGCCCACTGCAGCCCAGAACTCCTGAGCTCAAGCGATCCACCGGCCTCAGCCTCCCAAGTAGCTAGGATTACAGGCGTGCGCCACCGCGCCCGGCGATGCAGTGGGGTCCCAGCCTGTTACTAGAGGCTGCTGCGATGATGACGTCACGAGCGGGAGGGGGAAGCAAAATATTTCTGCGCCTGCGCGTGGTTGGCGCGGCGCTCCCCCTTGCTCCACTCGCGCCTGCGCACGCCGGGGGACACGCGCTGCGATCTCAGCTGCGCCTGCGCAGTCTGCAGAGAGCCGAGCGATTTCGCTGTGCACGCCGGGACGTTCCGGCCGGCCAGGGTTGATTAGCGCATGCGCGGCGGGGCCCACTCCCTTTCGGCGCGGTGCGAGCAGCGGGCAGGATGGGTCACCAGCAGCTCTACTGGAGCCACCCCAGGAAGTTCGGCCAGGGCTCCCGCTCGTGGTGGGTGCCGCCGGCTGGGGCCCGGGGGCCCGCCCGCCGCCATGACGGGCTCCGCGCGGGGCTCGCGGCCTGGCCGGGCGGGACCCGCTGCGGGAAGCGGGCTGAGGCgtgggggtgtcccggggggggggcgggggtggggccggcCCGGAGagggggggccggggggccgcTGCGCTGACCGGCTTTTCCCGCTCTCGCCCCGCAGCCGCGTGTGCTCGAACCGCCACGGCCTGATCCGCAAGTACGGGCTGAACATGTGCCGCCAGTGCTTCCGCCAGTACGCCAAGGACATCGGCTTCGTCAAGGTGAGGGGgccccccccgggcccggcctgctgcgccccccgccccgccgccgcctgccccgccccgcccgccgcTGGTCTCCGGACGCGGCTCGCGCGGGGGGCCCGCTCCGCAGCTaatccttgggggaggggggctcaacGCGGCGGTGTCAGGCCCTGGGAGACACTGGCCCCAGGCCTGTAACTCCTGTAGCTGGTTTTCACGGAGAAGTCCTCAGTGCAGTGGCCTTTGTGCAGTCCCTTAGGTCGTTGTCTGTATAGTTACTGTTTGCCCTAAGAAACTGAGCCTTTCCCGAAATACATGTGCTGGAAGGAAATCTCCCTGTTTATTGAGGGGCAGCACCAGTCTTTGTGCTCTAATGTGATGTCCAGACAGGCTCGTTGTAGTTGACTGTACTGTGCTTCATGAAAAGAGGGGGTACTTGGGAGTTGGATGGTTGTAACTTTGAAATCACCACTTAAATGGCTTGGTTCTGATCCTTGCCATCTGTTCCTTACTAGCAAATAGCTCCTTCAGATGTTACTAGTATAAGCCTTCTGCTGTAAGACTGAATCCTGATGCTTAAATATCCATTTAATGACTGGAGAAAATGCATGATTTGGAAATTGGTAATTTGTCTAGATATCAACTTTACACTTCacaacttttttttccctcttttcagTTGGACTAAACACTTCTCAAGAAGATGAGATGTCACAAGGAGACTTCTGGACATAATTCTCTGCCTAATTTGGATAACTGGGCACACTAAATTTACCAAGTCTTTGCCATGCTAttttgtatataaaataaaatggccAAACAGTCAATTCTGCTTTGTTTAATTTGTGGATACTTGAAATTTAAACTTCCATTGTAAGGAGTTAAATTTGCTTCAGTGTAGTCAAAGTTAAATGATTTTATGTACTATGCTCCTTTGTTATACTGTTTTATATGAAAAGGTGAACTGTTATTGAAATACAGTATTTCTTAATGGGAATGTTGTGCAAAGAAATCCTCCATGTTTACAGCCAATGTTGTCTGAAACAAATCTTAATACACTTGAAGTACTAGACCTCATTCTCTCATAAAAAGGATTAAACTGTTAATACAATCTAAGAGCTTTGATTTGTTGATAACTTCTAAATAAGTGAATAGGGCACCTATTACCTCAGTATACCCTAGAAAgtgtatgtctacagtgcagttaAACACCTGCAGGTTACCTCTGCTAgctgtagatgttcaggcttggactcgcaaaaagaaaaggagtacttgtggcaccttagaggctaaccaatttatttggactgaagcctgagctctgggaccctcccccattGCAGGGTCGCAGAGCTTGGGTTCTAACTTGAACCCCAATGTCTACAtcataattaaacagcccctaagCCAGAGtgagctggcatgggccagctgcaggtgtttaattgcagtgtagaggtaTCCATATAGGGTGAAATGCAGGTCATGGCAAGAATGTTAAACTAGCTAGTTATAAATGCAGCATCAGCCCTATCATTAGTAGCTTCCCACAAGGGTAAGGCTAGAGTGAGAGGCAGTAACCAAATAGGCATTGTTTTGCTGGACTGAAGGGGAAACAGTCTAGCATTGAATGTCCTCTACAGTTTAGAGGATAGGTCATGGATATAGAGTGATCGGGATAGTTTAAGCTCCGTGGAAGCAAACAATTTGTGTTAATATGGGTAAATATACATTTGGGAAGAAAGGATGCAGGTCCTACACTATGGAGGACTCTTATCCTAGGAAGCAGGGATtctgaaaagatttgggggttgtgatggataatcagctgaatatgagctcccagtgcagggCTGTTGCCACAAGGCTAATACTCCTTGGATGCACAAAGGGTAATTTTAAGTGGGCATAGAGGGGTTATTTTCCATTTATATTTTGGCACtagtgcagctgctgctggaataaTGTGTCCTGTGCTGGTATCGACAGGTCAAGGAAGATGACCGAtcagagaggattcagagaagagccataagaatgattacAGGATTAGAAGTTGTGCctttgtagtgatagtcaaggagctcaatctatttagtttaacaaagaaaaggttaagggtgACTACAATCTGTAAGTATCTACGTGGGAAATACTTGATGCTGGGCTTTTCAGTGTAGCAGACAACAGGTATAACAACCCACTGGgtagaagttgaagctacacttcagattggaaataaggtgtacatttttaagtgaATAATTTTAACCATAGGAACAGTtgaccaagggttgtggtggattctctgtcactgacagcttttaaatcaaattggatgttttttctaaaacatctgctctaggaattattctggggaagtacTATGGCCTGTGTCACATAGCAGGtaagactagataatcacagtagTCCTGCTGGACCTTGGAATctggtttgattttatttttataaagaacATTTGGTTCACACAGACTCAAATTTATGAGGGTTAACACTCTGACCTTTGTGGGGGAAAATGCCATGCTGATTATAGTGACAGTTCCTGTTTCACTACAGTATATGCCACCAACTCCCACTGGAACTACCAACAGTGCTCTAGTTAGAAATGGAAATGAGCTGCTGGCTATGTAGAGAGAGACATTTATTTGAAGAATGGGTAATTTTGTTAATCTAAAGAAGAAATAGATCACCCAGAAATTATATAGGCTTAGTGCTGGAATTACTAGGTGAAGTTTTATAGGTTTGTATTGTGCAGGCGATCAAACTaggatcccttctggcctttgaagaTGTGATGCATCATACTTAACCACTTGTGTGTTATAAGCAGTACTTTTCTGTCTAAAAAGACTATTTCAAGTATGGGTTTTAAAAACTTCACTAGATGGGTGTAATCTGTTCGCTGATGTATGATAGCCTGAAGGGATTCATTTGAGAGCGGAGAGACCTGGAAATTCTTGGACTTCGTAATTTACTTTTCTGTTCCTCCTAGGCCCAACTTAAAGCGGCATGTGTCCAGATGCACAGGGCTGATAGAAACTGACAAACCACTAACAATTTTCTTCAAGTCTAGCTTGTTTTTTCTCATTGAAACAAACGTCAAGTCTTGTTTTGGAGAAATTCTGTTCAGCTTCAGCGAAGCTCTGTGTGTCTGTATCTCCAGAACTAGGGTGATCTTAACCAgaatggacttaaaaaaaaaaaaaaaaagtaggaaaaTTATATTCTATGATGGCCAAGTAGGCTCCTTTGTTCATAACATTAAAGCTAGTGAACTGATTCTGTTGATTGTTGGTTTGGACATTAGCACTAAATGAGACTCTTTGAAGACTGTAGCTTCAGTTATTTTTCAAGTTAGTGGAGGACCAAATTTCTACTTGAGTTCAAACTGTTAAACCATTCTACCTGAATGGTTTTAAAAGTTTAAACTCTTGCCTTGTGTTAAATTCTATAGTCCGATACTGGGTCTTCTCTATTAGTTTTGAAGTAGTCTCCAGCCTTTGGGAACAAGTCTGGATTGATCAGCATAAAACAGCAAATTCAAAGTGGTTTAGCACTAGAAG
The nucleotide sequence above comes from Caretta caretta isolate rCarCar2 chromosome 6, rCarCar1.hap1, whole genome shotgun sequence. Encoded proteins:
- the RPS29 gene encoding small ribosomal subunit protein uS14 encodes the protein MGHQQLYWSHPRKFGQGSRSCRVCSNRHGLIRKYGLNMCRQCFRQYAKDIGFVKLD